Proteins from one Bacteroides mediterraneensis genomic window:
- a CDS encoding TonB-dependent receptor yields the protein MAITGTVTDANGEPLIGVNVVIKGTSTGAITDLDGTFSVNGKQGDIMVFTYIGMETKEVPFQGTPLRVVLKDDTKVLDEVVVVGYGSQKKVNLTGSVATVNFSDETLSRPVTTVSAALSGMAAGLNVMTTSSKPNSESASVLIRGNGTLNDSSPLILVDGMEMDLNQINPNDIASISVLKDAASCAIYGNRGANGVILVTTKQGTDGKINVSYSGKFSLNTPARLIHQVSNYADYMELMNEAATNSGQAALFTQSTINQWRAAEKDPNGISESGYPNYVAYPNTDWYDEVYNPKWMQEHTVTVTGAEKRTTYNLSATYVDNPGLADNSGMKKYYMRSNIESKISDFLKVGLRAWGYHTDQERNNIDDLNGNMMQKATPGTYPYYDGAYGSPAATEEDPVSTNPVYFMNRQGGFYKQTKFYVNPYVKIDFLKHFSLSYNFYYDHFRNEQFLHDTDYREQKNFRTGIVTSTPPTSETLAEDIVYYYIDGDQSWKSSTVLNYGQVFNKKHDVAAMIGYEEYRKWRRTTDVSKKGMVDSGLTDFDAMSEPNYLSGNTTEYSSRSLFGRFTYAYDSRYLFEVNMRYDGSSRFAPESRWGIFPSFSAGWRISEENFMKNLGWFDNLKLRASWGKLGNNSIGNYDWQALYGIKQYVFGNSLISGLGMTSFSNYNLEWEATTVTNLGLDFAILNNRLTGTIEWYNKVTNGILYNPTLSPTLSYFSSPKENIAEVTNRGVELTLGWQDHVNGFAYNISGNFSFNKNEVTKYKGELQRGWVDGVWTTNLGDVSTGGDTRIVEGHTMNEYYMLKLYHGNGSAFNVDGSVNPNGGPKDGMIRTEQDMKWLQAMVNAGYEFYPSQGIGKDRIWYGDIIYADLNGDGIYGSDNDRDFIGYSATPKFYYGFQASASWKGFDLSMNWAGAAGFKIQWYTQTQNSTVMTRGYGIGKDVGYDHYFYDPENPEDPRTNITSKNTRLTMSGTNQVSTVSEWHLHNGNYMKLKNLTIGYTFPKKWMEKLYVQNLRVYASGENLLTITKFQGMDPEMATGAGYASMRQYAFGINVTF from the coding sequence GTGGCTATAACAGGGACAGTGACCGATGCAAATGGTGAACCTCTGATAGGTGTGAATGTGGTGATAAAGGGCACTTCGACAGGTGCTATCACGGACTTGGATGGTACTTTTTCGGTTAATGGAAAGCAAGGAGACATAATGGTGTTTACGTATATTGGTATGGAAACGAAGGAAGTTCCATTTCAGGGAACACCATTGCGAGTGGTATTGAAAGATGATACGAAGGTGCTGGATGAAGTTGTGGTGGTGGGATACGGTTCTCAGAAGAAGGTGAACTTGACTGGTTCGGTGGCAACCGTCAATTTTTCTGATGAAACGCTTTCTCGCCCGGTGACTACGGTGTCTGCAGCCTTATCAGGTATGGCTGCCGGTTTGAATGTGATGACTACCAGCAGTAAACCAAATTCAGAAAGTGCTTCAGTACTGATTCGTGGTAATGGTACGTTGAATGATTCAAGTCCGTTGATTTTGGTTGATGGTATGGAGATGGACTTAAATCAGATCAATCCCAATGATATAGCTTCGATTTCAGTTCTGAAGGATGCTGCTTCTTGTGCAATTTATGGTAACCGTGGTGCCAATGGTGTTATTTTGGTGACTACGAAACAAGGCACTGATGGCAAGATTAATGTATCTTATTCGGGCAAATTTTCACTGAATACGCCTGCCAGACTTATCCATCAGGTATCCAATTATGCCGATTATATGGAGCTGATGAATGAAGCTGCGACCAACAGTGGTCAGGCTGCCTTATTCACACAATCAACAATTAATCAATGGCGTGCTGCTGAAAAGGACCCTAACGGTATTTCTGAATCTGGTTATCCAAACTATGTTGCTTATCCTAATACTGATTGGTATGATGAAGTGTACAATCCTAAATGGATGCAAGAGCATACCGTTACTGTAACGGGTGCAGAGAAACGTACAACTTATAATTTGAGTGCTACCTATGTAGACAATCCGGGCTTGGCCGACAACTCAGGCATGAAGAAATACTATATGCGTTCCAATATCGAATCGAAGATTTCCGACTTTCTGAAGGTAGGTTTGCGTGCCTGGGGCTATCATACCGATCAGGAACGTAACAATATTGATGACCTGAACGGTAATATGATGCAGAAGGCTACTCCGGGTACTTATCCCTATTATGATGGCGCTTATGGTTCGCCTGCAGCAACTGAGGAAGACCCTGTTTCAACAAATCCTGTTTATTTTATGAACCGTCAGGGTGGTTTCTACAAGCAGACCAAGTTCTATGTCAATCCCTATGTTAAGATTGACTTTCTGAAACACTTCTCGCTGAGTTATAACTTCTATTATGACCACTTCCGTAATGAGCAATTTTTGCATGATACGGATTACCGTGAACAAAAGAATTTCCGTACAGGAATCGTCACGAGTACTCCTCCTACCTCTGAGACATTGGCTGAGGATATTGTATATTATTATATCGATGGAGACCAAAGTTGGAAGAGCAGCACAGTGTTGAATTACGGGCAGGTGTTCAACAAAAAGCATGATGTGGCAGCTATGATTGGTTATGAGGAATACCGTAAATGGCGCCGTACGACAGATGTGAGCAAAAAAGGTATGGTTGATTCTGGTCTGACAGATTTTGATGCTATGAGTGAGCCTAATTATTTGTCTGGTAATACGACAGAATATTCGTCTCGTTCGCTCTTTGGCCGTTTTACCTATGCTTATGACTCTCGCTATTTGTTTGAAGTCAATATGCGTTATGATGGTTCGTCACGTTTCGCTCCTGAAAGTCGCTGGGGAATTTTCCCGTCGTTCTCGGCAGGTTGGCGTATTTCGGAAGAAAACTTTATGAAAAACCTTGGCTGGTTCGATAATTTGAAATTGCGTGCTTCTTGGGGTAAGTTAGGTAATAATTCGATTGGTAACTATGATTGGCAGGCGCTTTATGGCATTAAGCAGTATGTGTTTGGCAATTCGCTTATTTCAGGTCTTGGCATGACATCCTTCTCCAACTACAATCTGGAATGGGAGGCTACCACTGTTACCAATCTGGGTCTTGATTTTGCTATACTGAACAATCGTTTGACAGGTACCATAGAATGGTATAACAAAGTGACCAACGGTATTTTGTATAACCCGACTTTGTCGCCTACGTTGTCTTATTTTAGTTCTCCAAAAGAAAATATAGCAGAGGTAACCAATCGCGGTGTTGAACTCACATTGGGCTGGCAGGATCATGTTAATGGCTTTGCTTATAACATTTCTGGCAATTTCTCGTTCAACAAGAATGAGGTGACTAAATATAAAGGAGAATTGCAACGTGGTTGGGTTGACGGGGTATGGACCACCAATTTGGGAGATGTGTCAACCGGTGGGGATACTCGTATTGTTGAAGGGCATACGATGAACGAATATTACATGCTCAAGCTGTATCATGGTAATGGCAGTGCATTCAATGTCGATGGGTCTGTGAATCCTAATGGAGGTCCTAAAGACGGTATGATACGTACTGAACAGGATATGAAGTGGTTGCAGGCCATGGTGAATGCCGGTTATGAGTTTTATCCTTCACAGGGTATTGGTAAAGACCGTATCTGGTATGGTGATATCATTTATGCTGACCTCAACGGTGATGGTATTTATGGTAGCGACAACGACCGTGACTTTATTGGTTATTCGGCTACTCCTAAATTCTACTATGGTTTTCAGGCCAGTGCTTCGTGGAAAGGATTCGATCTTTCTATGAACTGGGCTGGTGCTGCAGGATTCAAGATTCAGTGGTATACACAGACACAGAACAGTACGGTGATGACTCGTGGCTATGGTATCGGTAAGGATGTAGGTTACGATCATTATTTCTATGATCCGGAGAACCCTGAGGATCCTCGTACAAACATCACTTCTAAGAATACTCGTTTGACAATGAGCGGTACCAATCAGGTCAGTACGGTAAGCGAATGGCATCTGCATAATGGAAATTATATGAAGTTGAAGAACTTGACCATAGGTTATACCTTCCCTAAGAAGTGGATGGAGAAACTCTATGTACAGAACCTGCGTGTTTATGCTTCTGGCGAAAATTTGTTGACCATTACCAAGTTTCAAGGCATGGATCCTGAAATGGCAACAGGAGCTGGTTATGCATCTATGAGACAATATGCATTTGGTATTAATGTAACATTCTAA
- a CDS encoding TolC family protein: MRKRSIYYALLLLGLGLPAQAQYTYTLQQCLEEGLANNYSLRITRNEEQVSKNNVTLGNAGYLPTVDLTAGYTGNADNSNSQSRETGETTKLRGVYDQTLDAGINLNWTIFDGFNISTTYKQLKELERQGATNTRIAIEDFIATLTAEYYNYIQQEIRLKNFRYAVSLSRERLRIVEERYHIGNFSRLDYQQATVDFNADRAQYIKQRELVHTSRINLNELMAAKDMDRPLSVKDSVIDVNENLDFNALWESTLQTNSSLLQADQNTVLAQLDYKKVLSRNYPYVRLNAGYGYTLNKYDVNATRQRSNWGFSGGITVGFNLFDGNRKREKRNASLAIRNAQLARDELEQGLRADLSNLWQAYRNNIRLLNLERQNLISAKENHEIAKERYLLGDLSGIEMREAQKSLLDAEERILSAEYDTKMCEISLLQLSGKVTQYLK, from the coding sequence ATGAGAAAACGGTCTATTTACTATGCACTTCTTTTACTGGGCCTGGGACTTCCGGCACAGGCCCAGTACACCTATACCTTGCAACAATGCCTGGAAGAAGGATTGGCCAACAACTATTCACTCCGCATCACCCGCAACGAAGAGCAGGTGAGTAAAAACAACGTCACCCTGGGAAATGCGGGCTACCTGCCTACGGTGGACCTGACAGCCGGCTATACCGGAAACGCAGACAACAGCAACAGCCAGTCGCGTGAAACGGGAGAAACCACCAAGCTCCGTGGCGTGTACGACCAAACCTTGGACGCAGGTATCAATTTGAACTGGACGATTTTCGACGGGTTCAACATCAGTACCACTTACAAGCAGCTGAAAGAGCTCGAACGACAGGGAGCCACCAACACCCGGATTGCCATCGAGGACTTCATCGCCACCCTCACGGCAGAATACTATAACTACATCCAACAGGAAATCCGGTTGAAGAATTTCCGCTATGCCGTGTCGCTGTCCCGGGAACGTCTGCGCATCGTGGAAGAACGCTACCACATCGGAAACTTCTCCCGGCTGGATTATCAGCAGGCCACCGTGGACTTCAATGCCGACCGGGCGCAGTATATCAAACAACGGGAACTGGTGCATACTTCCCGTATCAACCTGAACGAATTGATGGCCGCCAAAGATATGGACCGCCCGCTCAGTGTGAAAGACTCGGTGATTGATGTCAACGAAAACCTGGATTTCAACGCCTTGTGGGAGAGTACCCTACAAACCAACTCCAGTTTGCTGCAAGCAGACCAAAATACCGTACTGGCCCAGTTGGATTATAAAAAAGTATTGTCGCGCAACTATCCGTATGTACGGTTGAATGCCGGTTACGGTTATACCCTCAATAAATACGATGTCAATGCCACCCGCCAGCGCAGCAACTGGGGATTCAGCGGAGGTATCACCGTAGGATTCAACCTCTTCGACGGCAACCGGAAACGCGAGAAACGGAATGCCAGTCTGGCCATCCGCAACGCCCAGCTGGCCCGCGACGAACTGGAACAAGGACTCCGGGCCGACCTGAGTAACCTGTGGCAAGCCTACCGCAACAACATCCGCTTGCTGAACTTGGAACGCCAGAACCTGATTTCCGCCAAAGAGAACCACGAGATAGCCAAAGAACGCTACCTGCTGGGAGATTTGTCCGGAATCGAAATGCGTGAAGCACAGAAAAGTCTCCTCGATGCGGAAGAACGCATCCTTTCTGCGGAATATGATACGAAGATGTGTGAAATATCCCTGCTACAACTTAGCGGGAAGGTGACGCAATACCTGAAATAA
- a CDS encoding efflux RND transporter periplasmic adaptor subunit has product MDKRIKWGIIVVIGAGVIALGIHTFTPWKNEELEAAEKQVPTGKSKALNVNAKILKPHLLTDQLFVSGKLMPDEEVDLSFETSGKITSIDFTEGSFVSKGQLLAKVNDSQLQAQLKRLEAQMPLAEDRVFRQNALLQRDAVSKEAYEQVKTELATLNADIENVKANIAMTELRAPFDGIIGLRQVSLGAYASPTTVIAKLTKITPLKVEFAVPERYAREIKKGTNLTFKIEGRLETFNSQVYATESRINEETHTLTVRALYPNRNGELLPGRYADIELKQKEIQNAIAIPSEAIVPEMGKNKVFLYRSGVAEPVDVEIGIRTEAEVQILKGLSAGDTILTSGTLQLRTGMPVILDQIN; this is encoded by the coding sequence ATGGACAAACGCATCAAATGGGGAATCATCGTAGTGATAGGGGCAGGAGTCATTGCCTTAGGGATTCACACGTTTACCCCTTGGAAGAATGAAGAACTGGAAGCTGCCGAGAAGCAAGTGCCCACCGGCAAGTCCAAAGCACTCAACGTAAATGCAAAAATACTCAAACCTCATTTGCTCACCGACCAGCTGTTTGTCAGTGGTAAACTGATGCCGGATGAGGAAGTAGACTTATCGTTTGAGACCTCCGGAAAAATCACAAGCATTGATTTCACGGAGGGCTCTTTCGTGTCCAAAGGCCAACTGCTGGCCAAAGTGAACGACAGCCAGTTGCAAGCCCAGCTGAAACGGCTGGAGGCCCAGATGCCACTGGCCGAAGACCGTGTATTCCGTCAGAATGCCTTGCTGCAACGCGATGCGGTGAGCAAAGAAGCCTACGAACAGGTGAAAACGGAACTGGCTACCCTGAATGCAGACATCGAGAACGTGAAAGCAAACATTGCCATGACGGAACTCCGTGCTCCGTTCGACGGTATCATCGGACTGCGGCAGGTCAGCCTGGGAGCTTACGCCTCCCCCACAACCGTCATCGCCAAACTGACGAAAATCACTCCGCTCAAGGTGGAATTTGCCGTACCAGAACGTTATGCCCGTGAAATCAAGAAAGGCACGAACCTGACCTTCAAGATTGAAGGGCGACTGGAAACCTTCAATTCCCAAGTTTATGCCACGGAATCACGCATCAATGAAGAAACCCATACACTAACCGTCCGCGCCCTCTATCCGAACCGGAATGGGGAACTGTTGCCCGGACGCTATGCGGACATCGAACTGAAACAGAAAGAAATTCAAAATGCCATCGCCATTCCGTCGGAAGCCATCGTCCCGGAAATGGGGAAAAACAAGGTCTTCCTATACCGCTCGGGAGTGGCCGAACCGGTGGATGTGGAAATCGGTATCCGTACGGAAGCAGAAGTACAGATTCTGAAAGGATTGTCGGCCGGAGATACCATCCTGACCTCCGGTACCCTTCAACTCCGCACCGGCATGCCGGTAATTCTTGACCAAATCAACTAA
- a CDS encoding efflux RND transporter permease subunit — translation MNISELSIRRPVLATVLTIIILLFGLIGYTTLGVREYPSVDNPIISVTCSYPGANAEVIENQITEPLEQNINGIPGIRSLSSTSQQGQCRITVEFELSVDLETAANDVRDKVSRAQRYLPRDCDPPTVSKADADASPILMVAIQSNTRSLLELSEIADLTVKEQLQTIPDVSSVSIWGEKRYSMRLWLDPVKMAGYSITPVDVKNAIDKQNLELPSGSIEGNTVELTLRTMGQMHTAKEFNNIILKEQNGQVVRFSDIGYAELGPADLKSYMKMNGVPMVGVVVIPQPGANHIDIADAVYERMEQMKKDLPDDVEYTYGFDNTRFIRASIAEVESTVYEAFALVIIIIFLFLRDWRVTLIPCIVIPVSLIGAFFVMYIAGFSINVLTMLAVVLSVGLVVDDAIVMTENIYIRIERGMKPFEAGIEGAKEIFFAVISTTITLAAVFIPIVFMEGTSGRLFREFSFVVAGSVIISAFSALTFTPMLATKLLKHREKQNWFYRKTEPFFEGMNRLYARSLQAFLRKRIIAIPFILITLALIGYLWNHIPAEMAPLEDRSQINIRTSAAEGASYEYIRDYTEEINTLVDSIVPDAAFVTARVSSGSGNIQVTLKDIKERDYTQMEVAEKISKAIRTHTKARSFVQQQSSFGGRRASMPVQYVLQAVSIEKLQEVLPEFLAQVYDNPTFQMADVDLKFSSPEMRVTINRDKAGTMGVSVRDIGETLQYGLSGQRMGYFYMNGKQYEILGQINRQQRNQPANIKSIYIRNDKGEMIQLDNLVEFVEAVAPPKLYHYNRFISATISAGLAEGKTIGDGLDEMDKIAEKVLDDTFRTALSGDSKEYRESSSSLMFAFILALILIYLILSAQFESFKDPLIIMLTVPLAIAGALVFMCFGDITMNIFSQIGIIMLIGLVAKNGILIVEFANQKQEAGEEKMLAIRDAALQRLRPILMTSASTILGLLPLAFASGEGANQRIAMGVAVVGGMLVSTFLTMYIVPAIYSYISTNRAKKEKK, via the coding sequence ATGAATATCTCCGAACTTAGTATCAGAAGGCCCGTACTAGCCACTGTGCTCACCATTATCATCCTGCTTTTCGGACTGATTGGCTACACCACCCTGGGGGTACGTGAATACCCTTCGGTGGACAACCCCATCATCTCCGTGACCTGCAGCTATCCGGGAGCCAATGCAGAAGTAATTGAGAACCAGATTACAGAACCACTGGAACAGAACATCAACGGGATTCCGGGCATCCGTTCCCTGTCGAGTACCAGCCAGCAGGGACAATGCCGCATCACCGTAGAATTTGAACTGTCGGTCGACCTGGAAACGGCGGCCAATGATGTGCGCGACAAGGTGTCGCGTGCCCAGCGCTACCTGCCCCGCGACTGTGACCCTCCTACCGTATCCAAAGCCGACGCTGATGCCAGCCCCATCCTGATGGTAGCCATACAAAGTAATACGCGTTCCCTGCTGGAGCTGAGTGAGATTGCCGATCTGACTGTCAAGGAACAACTGCAAACCATTCCCGACGTGAGCAGCGTCTCCATTTGGGGAGAGAAACGTTATTCCATGCGTCTGTGGCTCGACCCGGTCAAAATGGCCGGCTACAGCATCACTCCAGTAGACGTGAAGAATGCCATCGACAAACAGAACCTGGAACTTCCGTCTGGAAGCATAGAAGGAAATACTGTGGAACTGACCCTGCGCACCATGGGACAAATGCATACGGCGAAGGAATTCAACAACATCATCCTGAAAGAACAAAACGGACAGGTGGTGCGCTTCAGTGACATCGGTTACGCGGAACTGGGACCGGCCGACCTGAAGAGCTACATGAAGATGAACGGGGTACCCATGGTGGGTGTCGTCGTCATTCCGCAACCGGGTGCCAACCACATCGACATTGCCGACGCCGTGTACGAACGCATGGAGCAGATGAAGAAAGACTTGCCCGACGACGTGGAATACACATACGGTTTCGACAACACCCGCTTTATCCGTGCCTCCATCGCAGAAGTGGAAAGTACCGTGTACGAGGCTTTCGCGCTGGTGATTATCATCATCTTCCTTTTCCTGCGCGACTGGCGTGTCACCTTGATTCCCTGTATCGTAATTCCGGTCTCCCTCATCGGAGCCTTCTTCGTGATGTATATCGCCGGATTCTCCATTAACGTACTTACCATGCTGGCCGTCGTCCTGTCGGTGGGACTGGTGGTCGACGATGCCATCGTGATGACCGAAAACATCTATATCCGTATTGAACGAGGCATGAAACCGTTTGAGGCTGGTATCGAGGGGGCTAAAGAAATTTTCTTTGCCGTGATTTCCACCACCATCACCCTGGCCGCCGTATTCATTCCGATTGTCTTCATGGAAGGAACCAGTGGACGCCTCTTCCGCGAATTCAGCTTCGTGGTGGCCGGCTCTGTCATCATCTCGGCCTTCTCGGCCCTGACCTTCACCCCGATGCTGGCTACCAAACTGTTGAAGCACCGGGAAAAGCAAAACTGGTTTTACCGGAAGACGGAGCCTTTCTTCGAAGGCATGAACCGCCTGTATGCCCGTAGCCTTCAGGCCTTTCTGCGCAAGCGTATCATCGCTATCCCGTTCATTCTGATTACGTTGGCCCTCATCGGTTACTTATGGAACCATATTCCAGCCGAGATGGCCCCACTGGAAGACCGCTCGCAAATCAACATCCGGACCAGTGCGGCAGAAGGAGCCAGCTATGAATACATCCGTGACTATACGGAAGAGATCAACACACTGGTCGACTCCATCGTACCGGATGCGGCCTTTGTCACGGCCCGCGTATCGAGTGGAAGCGGAAACATCCAGGTTACCCTGAAAGACATCAAGGAACGCGATTACACCCAGATGGAAGTAGCTGAAAAAATCTCCAAAGCCATCCGTACGCATACCAAGGCGCGTTCCTTCGTACAGCAGCAGTCTTCTTTCGGCGGACGAAGAGCCAGTATGCCGGTACAATATGTGCTTCAGGCGGTCAGCATCGAAAAGCTGCAGGAGGTATTGCCAGAGTTCCTAGCCCAAGTATACGATAACCCGACCTTCCAGATGGCCGACGTGGACCTGAAGTTCAGCAGTCCGGAAATGCGTGTCACAATCAACCGCGACAAGGCCGGCACCATGGGTGTGAGTGTACGCGACATCGGAGAAACCTTGCAATACGGGTTAAGCGGACAGCGCATGGGCTATTTCTACATGAATGGCAAGCAGTATGAGATTCTCGGACAAATCAACCGCCAGCAACGTAACCAACCGGCCAACATCAAGTCGATTTATATCCGGAACGACAAGGGAGAGATGATACAGCTGGACAACCTGGTGGAATTTGTGGAAGCTGTGGCACCGCCCAAACTGTATCATTATAACCGCTTCATCTCTGCGACCATTTCTGCGGGACTGGCCGAAGGCAAAACCATCGGCGACGGTCTGGACGAGATGGACAAGATTGCCGAAAAGGTACTGGACGACACGTTCCGCACAGCCTTGTCGGGCGACTCCAAGGAATATCGCGAAAGTTCCTCCAGCCTGATGTTCGCCTTCATCCTGGCCCTGATTTTGATTTACCTGATTCTTTCCGCACAGTTTGAAAGTTTCAAAGACCCGCTCATCATCATGCTCACCGTGCCGCTGGCCATCGCCGGTGCCCTGGTCTTCATGTGCTTTGGCGACATCACGATGAACATCTTCAGTCAGATTGGTATCATCATGCTGATTGGACTGGTGGCCAAGAACGGTATTCTGATTGTGGAATTTGCCAACCAGAAACAGGAGGCGGGCGAAGAAAAGATGCTGGCCATCCGCGATGCGGCCCTCCAGCGTCTGCGCCCTATTCTGATGACCAGTGCCTCTACCATCCTCGGCTTGTTGCCGCTGGCCTTCGCTTCGGGCGAAGGGGCCAACCAGCGCATCGCCATGGGAGTAGCTGTAGTGGGCGGTATGCTGGTCTCCACCTTCCTGACGATGTACATCGTACCGGCCATTTATTCTTATATATCGACTAACCGCGCTAAAAAAGAAAAGAAATGA
- a CDS encoding RagB/SusD family nutrient uptake outer membrane protein yields MKNIAKKYCKHVALAVGLGWCCVGCVNMDLAPLNSASESNVWSSETLAEQTVTGVYNVLYEGAKDGWVGWFDVWSSMMDLDRNWIGGLDFLFATNSSTSDRGSERWWKNYYGGILRANDVISNLPSVPGMDEAKASRLVSECRFLRSWWYYRLNILYGGVPYYTEAIKNTDEAKLARSTQDQIWDYLIQDLTKCIEDSNLPDKYSSSDANYGHITKGAAYALRGKVYMWKKEWQKAADDFEAVKNCGYSLYTADGANSYKQLFKEENERCDEMIFSLQCSSANNGACANNKNGNYGTRSMPDDGTGTGIGWTNYIINPNFVDSYENADGSKFNWDDYIPGYNEMTAEERSVYFLRDDATEEEKAVYADWGADMSKYITPGNEARIKAAYDHRDPRLAMSVITPYSTYLGGRAGVPTEYTMRAPYRDVMAPTYDLQTDVASMVYYVNRKFVGEGMEIMTFYSPIDLPLIRYAEVLLNWAEALNELGDVSGAVEKVNEVRRRAGAQPLNSNAPTTVTGQEDMRQRIMNECHWELVGEDVVFFDEIRWRTWKDLKFSKDSQGRTNGMRQVWGTPTYQYTWGGDNYWVLPIPAREIEMNPNMVQNEGYQ; encoded by the coding sequence ATGAAAAACATAGCAAAGAAATACTGTAAACATGTTGCTTTGGCCGTCGGTTTGGGATGGTGTTGTGTCGGTTGTGTCAATATGGATTTGGCACCGCTTAATTCTGCCAGTGAAAGCAATGTGTGGTCTAGTGAAACATTGGCGGAACAGACCGTGACAGGAGTTTATAATGTATTGTATGAAGGTGCCAAGGACGGCTGGGTTGGATGGTTTGATGTCTGGTCGTCTATGATGGATCTTGACCGCAACTGGATTGGTGGACTGGACTTTTTGTTTGCTACCAATTCTTCTACGAGTGACCGTGGCAGCGAACGTTGGTGGAAAAATTATTATGGCGGCATCTTGCGTGCCAATGATGTCATTTCTAATCTGCCTTCAGTTCCGGGTATGGACGAAGCAAAAGCTTCAAGACTGGTGTCTGAATGTCGTTTCTTACGTTCTTGGTGGTATTATCGTTTGAATATTTTATATGGCGGTGTTCCTTATTACACAGAAGCTATCAAGAATACGGATGAAGCTAAACTCGCTCGTTCAACACAAGATCAAATCTGGGATTATCTTATTCAGGACCTTACCAAGTGTATTGAGGACTCCAATTTGCCTGATAAATATAGTTCAAGTGATGCCAATTATGGACATATAACTAAAGGAGCGGCTTACGCTTTGCGTGGTAAGGTGTATATGTGGAAGAAGGAATGGCAGAAAGCGGCTGATGACTTTGAGGCTGTGAAGAATTGTGGCTATAGCCTTTATACAGCCGATGGGGCAAACTCATATAAACAGTTGTTCAAGGAAGAGAATGAGAGATGCGATGAAATGATATTCTCTTTGCAATGTTCTTCAGCCAATAATGGCGCATGCGCTAACAATAAGAATGGAAACTACGGCACACGTAGCATGCCTGATGATGGTACTGGAACAGGTATTGGTTGGACCAACTATATCATTAATCCTAATTTTGTGGATTCCTATGAAAATGCAGATGGTAGTAAATTCAACTGGGATGATTATATTCCTGGATACAATGAAATGACGGCCGAAGAACGTAGTGTTTATTTCCTGCGCGATGATGCCACTGAAGAAGAAAAGGCTGTTTATGCAGATTGGGGTGCTGATATGTCTAAATATATCACTCCGGGAAATGAGGCGCGTATCAAGGCTGCTTATGACCATCGTGATCCACGTTTGGCTATGTCTGTCATAACTCCTTACAGTACTTATTTGGGAGGACGTGCCGGAGTTCCTACAGAATATACTATGCGTGCTCCTTACCGTGATGTGATGGCTCCTACTTATGATTTACAAACCGATGTGGCTTCGATGGTTTACTATGTTAATCGTAAGTTTGTGGGTGAAGGTATGGAAATCATGACATTCTACTCCCCGATTGATTTGCCTCTTATTCGTTATGCTGAGGTTTTACTGAACTGGGCCGAGGCTTTGAATGAACTGGGTGACGTATCGGGAGCTGTGGAGAAAGTAAATGAAGTACGTCGTCGTGCCGGTGCACAACCGCTGAATAGCAATGCGCCTACTACCGTTACCGGACAGGAAGATATGCGCCAGCGTATTATGAATGAATGCCACTGGGAACTGGTAGGTGAAGATGTGGTTTTCTTTGATGAAATACGTTGGAGAACTTGGAAAGACTTGAAATTTTCAAAAGATAGCCAAGGTCGTACAAATGGTATGCGCCAAGTATGGGGTACACCCACCTATCAATATACCTGGGGAGGTGACAATTATTGGGTATTGCCTATCCCAGCACGTGAGATAGAGATGAATCCTAACATGGTACAGAATGAAGGATATCAATAA